Proteins co-encoded in one Pelobates fuscus isolate aPelFus1 chromosome 5, aPelFus1.pri, whole genome shotgun sequence genomic window:
- the SIRT4 gene encoding NAD-dependent protein lipoamidase sirtuin-4, mitochondrial, producing the protein MLPFIRQGVHTFRQQNILQCRCVSHLAVSEYVPACAPVDRQQVELLQDFVSCSQRLFVMTGAGISTESGIPDYRSEGVGLYSRTERRPIEHAEFVRSEAARRRYWARNFVGWLQFSSHQPNKAHIALSNWERAGKLHWLVTQNVDALHTKAGQQRLSELHGCTHRVICLSCKTVVKRSELQERFMVLNPSWNEESHGVAPDGDVFLTDEQVANFNVPACESCGGVLKPQVTFFGDTVSQELVFSLYDYLSQSDAMLVIGSSLQVYSGYRFALKAKEKHIPIAILNIGPTRADHLASVKVSSRCGDVLPHILAQE; encoded by the exons ATGTTGCCTTTCATTAGACAGGGTGTGCATACTTTCAGGCAGCAGAACATTTTACAGTGCAGGTGTGTCTCCCACCTTGCAGTGTCAGAGTATGTCCCTGCCTGTGCTCCCGTCGATCGCCAGCAGGTGGAGCTGCTTCAGGACTTTGTATCCTGTTCTCAGAGACTTTTTGTCATGACTGGAGCTGGAATCTCCACTGAGTCAGGAATTCCAGACTATCGCTCTGAAGGTGTGGGACTCTACTCGAGGACAGAAAGAAGGCCCATAGAACATGCAGAATTTGTCAGAAGCGAGGCTGCGCGTAGGCGATACTGGGCCCGGAACTTTGTTGGATGGCTACAGTTTTCTTCCCATCAGCCAAACAAGGCACATATAGCACTAAGTAATTGGGAGAGAGCTGGGAAGTTACACTGGCTGGTGACACAAAACGTGGATGCCCTCCATACCAAAGCAGGACAGCAGCGCCTCTCTGAGCTACATGGTTGCACTCATCG GGTAATATGTCTTTCCTGCAAGACCGTGGTTAAAAGGTCTGAACTCCAGGAAAGGTTTATGGTTCTCAATCCATCCTGGAATGAAGAGTCACACGGAGTAGCCCCAGATGGGGATGTCTTTCTGACGGACGAGCAGGTGGCAAACTTTAATGTCCCAGCCTGTGAAAGTTGTGGTGGGGTTCTGAAGCCTCAAGTAACATTCTTTGGTGACACCGTGAGCCAGGAGTTGGTATTCTCCCTGTATGACTACTTAAGCCAGTCTGACGCCATGCTTGTAATTGGCTCCTCGCTGCAG GTTTACTCTGGATACAGATTTGCTCTGAAGGCGAAAGAGAAACACATTCCTATTGCAATACTTAATATTGGACCCACTAGAGCAGATCATTTGGCATCTGTTAAAGTGAGTTCCCGCTGTGGGGATGTCCTGCCACATATATTGGCCCAAGAGTGA